The candidate division WOR-3 bacterium genomic interval TTGATTTGGAGGCTCATCTTACCCAGTGTTCGGATTGCAGGAACGAACTTGCAGGTCTTAAGGCGGACAGAGAACTTCTGAGTTCGGTGAGCGTACCCGAACTTTCACCCTATTTTCTCACCCGAACAGTTGCGCGCATAAGGGAACTGAATGATCAAAAGGAATGGGTCTGGGCAAGGCGGCTTGTCTATCAGGCAGGAGCGGCGGTTTTGGTTCTCCTTGGGATCGGGCTGGGGCTGTTCCTTGGCTCCAATCTTGCCCAAAATAACGGCATCAGTCAGGAGATCGCCACGCTCAATGCCGAACCCTCAATTGAAGAGCTGTTTGCATTCACCGACGGAGCCAGGTGATGAGAAGTCGCTGGTTGTATATCATCCTTGCGGTATCGCTGGCACTGAACTTAACAGCAATCACCACATTTGCCTATCGGCGCTATCGGATGAGACAGAAACGGCTTGGGGTTTTCCGGCGGCTGAAGATGATGGCACCAGCACGGATGGAGCCGATTTTCACCGAGCACCAAAAGAGGATGGACTCCTTGCGCATTGAATACTGGCGGGCAAGACAGCAACTGGCACGCCTGATTTTTGAGGAGGAGCCGGAAACGGCTGCGGTGGAACAGACGCTCGGTCGCATTGGCGAGATTCACAAGGAGATGAACCTTTTGGTCTATGAGACCGCAAGAAAGACCGGAATGGTCTTGCCCTTTGAAGAAAGGGAAAGGTTAAGGCGGCGATGGTGCGAGATGACCGAAGGTCCACATCACCCTGCGCCTCCTGGACCAAGACATCGCCCGCCAAGATGGAAAATAAGGCAACCTAAATATTAAAAGGAGGATTGAATGAAATATCCATTAAAGGGTAAAGGGATGGTTCTTACACTGAGCGTTTTTATAATCTTTATTGGCGGCTTACTTGCGCAAGAGCCAGCACAAAAACCATCAGAGCCCGAAGGACTGCCGATGCCGCCAATGGGAATGATGGGATTACCCAACCTGAGCGATGAGCAGAAGGAGCAAATTCAGGCTTTGCGTATCAAGCACCTAAAAGAGGTTATGCCGATTGAGACCGACATCAAGATTAAGGAACTGGAACTGGCTGGGCTCTGGCAGAGGGACAAACTTGATACCAAGGCGATTGTGGCAAAGGTAAAGGAGATTGCTGATTTGCGCACGAAACTGGAACTGGCAAATGTCAATCACAAGATTGAGATTTACAAAATCCTGACACCAGAGCAGCGAAAGAGGTTTATTCAGGGGATTGGACCGGGTAAAGGTATGAGACAGCGGCTGCAGAAAAGGTTCAGGCAGATGTATCGGCATCATTTGGGACCGATGGAACCGGATTGCTGCCCGCATAGGTAGACGCCTCCTTTCGGCTCGGTCAAACCGCCCCGCAAGGGGCGGTTTTTATTAAAGTTCCTGTTAGATAAGGTGCCAGAAGCCCGGTCAGTGACCAGCCCAGGGGTCATCCCGGGGACAGTCCCCCCTACCATCCCCCTTATTGTCCCCTTTACCCCTTACCATTAAGCCCTTAAGAGCATATCCTTATGCCTGGCTATGGCTGCCCTTCAGAGCCTTTTCTCTCTTATACTCAGGGCGATTTCTTAATCCGCACATCACACCATTTCTATGGCACTATCAACAATCCCTGGTATAACAGTTAGGAATGCCGCCCTGCAGACCCTCTTAATGGCAATTTCCATCATCGTATCAGACACAACTATCAGGAGCGCAACAAAGGCGCTGAGGTAAAGTTAGATGTTGAATTTAATAAGGGCTATTTTATCAGACCGAGCCAGTCGGATAAGAGAAACTGGAGCCTGCCGATAAAGAGGGAGATGCGCGCCATCACCGTATAGCCGAATGATGCGCCAAAGCCAATCATTATGAAGATGATGCCGGCATAACTCAATGGTTTTAGCACGCCCTTGCGTTCAGTGGAGAAAAAGAAGTAACTGACAGTGGCAATCACGCCTAAGAGGATGACTATCGCCCAGAGACCGTTCTGCCAGTTGGCAAATGAGGCACGGGTGATAATGGTTGCCTTTAACTGTCTGATGATTTCACCAGAGATGGCGCGTGGGATTGATGCACCAGAGGCATAGCCCAGGACAATCGCTATCGGGATGCGAACGAGCCAGGAGACTCTGGGGATGAAGCGGGTGAAGTAAAGCGCACCGATAATGGCAATGGCAATAAGCCAGATTTTGGTTGAGAGCGGGGTTGAGGCGGCACCAACCCGGTCAAAAAGGCTGGGCACAAGGATGCGGTGCCAGTAAAAGGTTATCGCATAGCCGTTGGCGATGCCAACATACAGGTGCTCGGCAAACCGGTAAAAGGGGTTTTCTTTATAAAGGAATGAGAAGATGGCAAGGGTGAGGATGGCGGCAATCCAGACCCAGGGGTCAGAGGAGATGTTCATTTCCTTTTCCTCCTCGTGGCAAAAAAGGCGATGTTGCCGATGATGATAAATGCCATAATGGCAAGATGGGCTGCGGTCTGGGATGACATCGCCTCGGTGCCCCGGTTGCGCAATGCCCATTCCATACCCTGTTTCTTCATCCGCTCGGCAACCAGTTGCTCATATTCGGCAGCCCCCTTCATGCCGGCAAGCATACCGATAAACTGCCCGGAATTGACATAGGGGTAAAAGTCCGCAGCCGAGACCGCGGTGATGCCGCAACTCAAGTTAACACCGAACTGAACCTGGGCATAATTAATCCAAGAGCGGGGGAGCGCGGATGCGGCGATGGTAACAAGGATACCGATGTCATCGTAGTTCTTGATGTGACGCATTATCGCCAGGGTTTCTGTCCTGTTACCGTAGTAATCAACCGGAAAGACATTGGTGATGCGCTCGCCCATTCCGAGCATCACGGTCAAAAGTGGCGTTGTCCAGCCCCAGAACACATAGTCCTCACCGTAGATGACCGAATCCTCATGGGTTTTGGCATTGGCGTTGAACTCAGCGGTAACCTGCTGAATCGCCTCCTCAGCCAAACCCAGACCATACACCATCATCGTCAGAATTCCCACCCGGCGTTTCGTGGCAAAGGCATGGCGCAATAAGGCAACAACCATCGGCTGCAGCTCGGCGCGGGTGTCAGGGGTGAAGTCAACCGAGATTGCCAGTGCCTTGTTTTCCGGCATTGTGTCAATGTAGTTAAAGAGCTGTTCAACCGGCGGGGTTGGTTTGGGCTGAATCTTGAAAGGGAAAATCAACGGCATCAATATCACCAAAAAGAGTATTAAATAAATATAGCGCCGGTCAATTCTTTGCAAACGGATGAAAATATTTTCCCTCTGGGCGCTCATTTTCCGCCTCCGAGCCAGCCCCGTTCAATCCCCAAGATAATTTTCAGCGAGGTGGCAAGCACACCCAACTCCACACCAAAAAGAATCCCTCTCTTAGAAGCGGTGTTGGGCACCGCAAGAATCCATTCGGCGAATGCCGGTAGCTGCCGGTGAATTATCCTGCCCAGTGGCACCGCACCGAGCATCACAATAAACGCAGCGAGCAAAAGCAGGGTTGCCTCAAGGTTGCGGGCGCGGAACGCCCGATAGGCAGCCGATGACATAAAGAAGGCAAGAAGGGAAAACATTGTGGCAGCGAGCGGCACCATCATATTGGAGTAGACCGTCTGAATATGGAAGGAGAAGCTGCCAATTTTTGTTGGCAGAATCCCAGGGCGGGCAACATCAATACCGCCGAACAGACCGATAATGGCGGTGATGACCATCGCAACAATCGTGATGTAACTGTAGGGATAGAACTGCGCCTTCCGTTTTATTTTTAAAAGGTGGTGCTGAACAATCGAGCCAACACCCAGGACCAGACTGAATGCGGCGATGATGCGCTGGACATCGTTGCGCATCGTCTCATCAGCCGCGCGAATTGCAGGATGGGGTACAAAAAAGGCAACCGCACCAAAGATGCCGGTTAAAAGGACGATAAGCAAAGGGATACGCCGCTTCATAATCTTATAACCATTTCAGAACCGGCAGATTGAATCCTAAGGCAAGGATGGTGAAGAGAACGATGAGGATGGTGATAAGCGCCTTGGAGTAGTCCTGGCCCTTGATTCCGCCTAACAGGATAGGCTCGCGCGAGATATAGGCGCTGGCAGCATAAAGCTCCTCGCCAATCAGGGTGTAGTCGCACGCGGTGATAAAGAATGGCAACTGGGCAATGGCATCAGTGCCGGCAATCTGGATGGCGCCGGTTGAGGCACCGGTCTCGGCAAGGATTAATGACTCTGCCCAGAACATCCCGATGAGGAAGTTGGTTGCCGGTTGCTCCCGGGTCATAATCCCATCAACCGCAGCGGCAAAGGCAAACTGCTGGTCGGTGACAAAAAACACAATATCCTGATGAAAGGCATCGGGTCTGCCCGCAGTTGTGTATGATTCCTTAACAACCTCGCGGGCAACGGTATAGACAATCGGGTCAGCCACAGGAACAATCAACGGTGTGCCGAACTGAGCGGTCTTTTTGGCGACCTCACCTAAGATGTTGAGGGAGGCGATGGTGGCAACATCAGCCATTGATGAGAGCCCGGGGACGTAAAGCGTTGCCCTGCCCATTTCGGTTGCCCTGCCAAGAGCCTCTTCTACCGCATCTAAGCCGGCAATGCGCCTGATAAAAAGGTTTTTGTCCCTTTTCGCCCGGTTAAGAAAATAGACAAAGATAACGCTCAAGACCAGGGTGCCGACAAGAGCTGGCAAGGTGGTGGTATCAAACCACTGGGGAATGCAAAATGTCCATTCTGAAGGCGCAGAACAGGCGGATTCGGTTTCTGAACAGGCGAGAACCTGATAACGGTATTTAACCTTGTTTTTGGCTTCGTCATCAGTGTAGCGGTTGGTCAGCCTCCCAACAAAGGCAAGGGTCTCCCATTCCGCTGAACCCTCTTCTTGCCTTAGGATGCGATAGCCGATGATTTCCGGTTCCGGTGCGCATTCCCAGATGACAAGGATCTTCCCCCCTTCGTCATTGGGGACATCCTTTGCCCGAACACCAATGGGTGGTGAAAGGGCAATTGAGAAAACAGCAAATATTAGCACCGCTTGGATTTTATTAAAAAGGATAAGCAGGTCAAATCTAACCTTCCATCCTGTGCTTGACAAAAGATGAGGGGTATAAGACAATTGATTGTGCGTGAATTTGCAATTTTGCTATCGATATTACTTCTTGGTATCGGCTGTCGCGGTACAGGTAAAATAATGCCGGTTAAGGTGGAAGGGTTCCTGGAGTCTTCAGGAGGGATAGAACTGAACGGTGAGGTTGTTGATATCTGTGCTGATGGCAGCAAGGTTCTGATGCTGGATGGTTCTGGGGCAAGGGTGTTAGGATATGATAGTGGATTTGCGATTGTTGAAACAATACCATTGAGCATCAGGCTTGTGGGACCCAGAGGGATTTATGCTGACCGTTACTATATCTATGTTTATGATGACAAGACCCTTTACCGGCTGGCAAAGGACAAACTACTGATGTCTGCTTGGCTCAACAATGTTCGGGTTGAGGGTCTGGCTGGATTCTCACCTGGTGAGGTCCTGGTTAGTGATGGCGAAAGGCAAATGGTCTGGCTGAAGTCCCTTTTTGGCGAGAGCCGAGCATTCCTTGACCGGACCGAGATTAAAAGCCCTAAGGCGATGGCGGTTTTCCCGGAAGGGATATTCGGGATCCTTGCAGAAAGGAACCGGCTCGTGAAGGTTAATCGGGCAGGAATCATCACCGAATCGCTAACCCTTCCGATGGAGGTCAACCTTCTTGCCGCTGACAGCAAGGGGAGGGCGATGGTTATGCGCCGGGGTGAACCGGTATTATTTGTGATTGCAGACAAAACAATTCAAGGCTACGAACTCCAAGGCACTTTGAATCCCCAGGCGCTTGCAGTTATCGGTAACCGTTTGGTTATTTTGGATGGTGCCAGACGGATTCTCTTTTATCTTCTTCCCGGCAAATAGATGCTGGGGTTCTTGATATTTAGTTCTTGGTTCTTGGCTATTAGTTCTTGGTTCAAACCACCAACTTCAAACTATGAACTACGAACGATGAACGGTAAACCGATTGGCGAGCGGTTTCACAACGTTATCATTGCGGATGGGGCAACCGGCGTTTATCAACTGGTTCAACCATTTGACACAAATGAGGTGCAGCCAATACTAATCTTGGGAAGTGATACCATTCTTGCTGATGGAAAAGAGTTGCAACGGTCCGAATATTATCTTGACCCTGAAAAAGGACAGGTTGTCTTTTTTGTCCCACCTCCTGAGATGACGGTATTGGACATTCGTTACCGTTGCCTGCTTTTTGACAAAACCAAGACTCCTCAACCTCGACGTCAACCTCAACCTGTTTTAACAGAGGAAACGCTGGTCACTGTCCTTAAGGTGGATACATCCGATTCAGACACATCAGCGCCTTGGCGCATTACTGGTGACAAGTCGTTCGGAATTTCAATAGGTAGTGCCGAAGGGATAGGAATTAACCAGGCAACAAGAATCGCTCTCTTTGGCAGGGTTGAGGATGTCGAGATCGAGGCTGAACTTTCTGACCAGAGTTCGCCGATTGCGCCCGAGGGAACAACCCTGGAATTGGAGGAACTTGACCGGATTTTGATAAATGTGCGCGGTAAGGGATGGCAAGGAGTTTTTGGTGATGTTGAACTTAGCGCAAATGCAGGAGGTCTGGGCACACTCAACCGGCGCGCGCTTGGTGGAGTGCTAAAAGGAGAAAAGGGTATCTTCTCTGGGTCGGCAGGATATGCCCAGCCAAGGGGTGAGTTTGGCAGGGTTACGCTAACAGGGATTGACGGTGTTCAGGGACCGTATCTTTTGGCACCGGATGGCAGGTGGGCAGAGATTGTTCCGGGAACTGAACAGGTTTATCTTGATGGCAGAAAAATGACAAGGGGCTGGGATGCCGATT includes:
- a CDS encoding fibronectin type III domain-containing protein gives rise to the protein MLIFAVFSIALSPPIGVRAKDVPNDEGGKILVIWECAPEPEIIGYRILRQEEGSAEWETLAFVGRLTNRYTDDEAKNKVKYRYQVLACSETESACSAPSEWTFCIPQWFDTTTLPALVGTLVLSVIFVYFLNRAKRDKNLFIRRIAGLDAVEEALGRATEMGRATLYVPGLSSMADVATIASLNILGEVAKKTAQFGTPLIVPVADPIVYTVAREVVKESYTTAGRPDAFHQDIVFFVTDQQFAFAAAVDGIMTREQPATNFLIGMFWAESLILAETGASTGAIQIAGTDAIAQLPFFITACDYTLIGEELYAASAYISREPILLGGIKGQDYSKALITILIVLFTILALGFNLPVLKWL
- a CDS encoding zf-HC2 domain-containing protein, which gives rise to MKMKCAKVKRMLSSFLDGELKGKAKLDLEAHLTQCSDCRNELAGLKADRELLSSVSVPELSPYFLTRTVARIRELNDQKEWVWARRLVYQAGAAVLVLLGIGLGLFLGSNLAQNNGISQEIATLNAEPSIEELFAFTDGAR
- a CDS encoding Spy/CpxP family protein refolding chaperone, which translates into the protein MKYPLKGKGMVLTLSVFIIFIGGLLAQEPAQKPSEPEGLPMPPMGMMGLPNLSDEQKEQIQALRIKHLKEVMPIETDIKIKELELAGLWQRDKLDTKAIVAKVKEIADLRTKLELANVNHKIEIYKILTPEQRKRFIQGIGPGKGMRQRLQKRFRQMYRHHLGPMEPDCCPHR